The following nucleotide sequence is from Cicer arietinum cultivar CDC Frontier isolate Library 1 unplaced genomic scaffold, Cicar.CDCFrontier_v2.0 Ca_scaffold_6448_v2.0, whole genome shotgun sequence.
GGTTGCTTCAAGTATGATATTGGAATCACAAACCGCCTTATACATTCATCTTCCTTCTTATCACCAACATACACTGCAAAATGACCTTTTGGGACACGATGAACAATTTTCTTGGGACTTTTTCGTGAAAAATGGTGCTTTGAGTAGTTGTATTTAAGATGAGACCGCAATCGTAAGATTTGCTTTGCATGTTGAATCATCTCCACAAGCATATAGATACCCATGTATGAATTGAACTCttctttttagttaaaaaataagtaaaaacacacttttaaattctgaagcaaacaTGACTTATATATATGTAGTATAGGTTTATAAACATTTAAATGAAATGGTCGTTGATTATTCTTGATGAATTTTTGCATGTAGATACAGTacatttctttgattttaaaattaaaatgaacgcaataaaaaaaaacgttgGTAATAGTAATTAATGTGGCAATGGTGTGATGTGAGCCTATCTGTAAGAGAGGTCCAAGTTGGCGATTGACTTAATTCAATTGCCCACcgtttttatttaacaaaaaaaaaaaaaggtgtgTGTTTGTGTGACGTGTGTTGTTGAAAGTGGTCATGTTGTTGACGTGAGTGTGGTTTGATGAATTGAATGCATGTTAATCGAGATGAATTCGTGAATTGTTTTCttgataatataaatttctATCTACTAAACGTACCTGTCAATTACTATTGTAATGTTCACATTCAAAATTGTGAATTTAGAGCACACGCGCGCTCACACATGTAATGTATATTTTTGTTCGCGTTTATTTAACAGGAAACAAGAAAAGGATGACTGTGGGCGCGAAAACTGCATAAACAGTTAAACGGATGAGATTTGCAGAGGAATGGAAGGG
It contains:
- the LOC101505472 gene encoding auxin-induced protein X10A-like, encoding MGIYMLVEMIQHAKQILRLRSHLKYNYSKHHFSRKSPKKIVHRVPKGHFAVYVGDKKEDECIRRFVIPISYLKQPLFQALLSRAEEEFGFEHPMGNIVIPCAIHDFLTLTSHFDAL